ATCATCGCACCCCGCTGCCATAACCGCGTTGACGAGATCATAACGGATGCCCTGGCCTTCCATCATTCCTTCCAGGCGCTGCTGCAAAAAGCCCATAACCTCGCCTACTGCCTGCTGCCGATCCAGTTTAAAGGCGACACCGGCATACAGATCATAAGCCTCCTGGATTAAATCGCTCAGGGAAAGGTGTAGGTCCCGAGCCACTAGGATCCGGCACACACCCAGCCCTTGCCGCCTCAAGGCGTAGGGATCCTGCGAGCCGGAAGGGGAAAGCCCCAAAGCCAAGAACCCAACCAGGCTGTCGATCTTGTCCACTAGGCTGAGGATAGCTCCTGGCCAGGTAGCAGGCAGAGCATCTTCAGCCGACCGGGGCAAGAGGTGCTCGCGGATGGCGGTGCCTACGGCTGGGCTCTCGCCAGCAGCCCTGGCATAATAATCGCCCATAATCCCCTGCAGCTCGGGGAATTCGTATACCATTTGCGTCAACAAGTCAGCCTTGGCCAAATAGGCCGCCCTTTCGGCCACAGCCACATCTTTAGCACTAGCTTCGAGAATCCTGCCTAGGTACAGAACGAGCTGGCCCAGGCGCAGAGTCTTCTGGTACATATTGCCCAGACCTTCCTGGAAGACTACGCCTTTGAGATCCTCAACCCGGGATCCTAGTGGTGAGGCCAAATCTTCCTGGTAGAAAAAGCGGGCGTCAGCCAGCCTAGCCCGCAGCACCTTTTCATTTCCTTGGCGCACCACTTCCATAAAGTCCCTACCGCCATCGCGAACGGCCACAAACAGAGGCAAAAGCCCTGCCCCATCCTGGCGCCAGATGGGAAAGTAACGCTGGTGGTCGCGCATGGGGGTGGTAAGCACTTCCGGCGGCAGGCTGAGGAATTCCTCATCAAAGCTGCCCACGAAGGCGCTGGGGTGCTCCGCCAAAAAGTTTACTTCCTCGAGCAGGTCCTGGTCAGGTTCCACCCTGCCCCCGTGATCCCGAGCCAGCTCCTCCACCTGGTCCCAGATAAGTTGGCGACGTTCATCGGGATCCACCACCACTCCTGCCTTGCGCATCTCTTCCACGTACAGGCGAGGCAGGGTAATGGTTACCGGCCCGGGATGGAGCACCCGGTGGCCGTAAGATTGGTTAGAAGCACAAAGACCGTTAAGCGTCACCGGTATCACGTCTTCCCCGTATAGGGCCACCAACCACCTGATGGGACGAATGAATTTTAGATCGTGATCTCCCCAGCGCATGGGATGGGCTACGTTCAGGCTCAGGATAAGCTCCCCCAGCAATTGGGGAAGAATGCTCATCGTCCTTTGGCCGGCAAACACCTTCCGGGCAAATACATAGCTTCCCCCAGGCAACTCTTTGACGACTAGATCTTTTACTTCCACCCCTTGGGACCGGGCAAAGCCAAGGGCAGCCTTGGTAGGTTCGCCATCGGGCCCAAAGGCAGCTTTCTTGGGCGGCCCCTTGACTTCTTCCACCGCCTCTCTCTGCTCTTGGGCCAGCCCGGTTACCAAAAGGGCCAAGCGCCGGGGTGCCCCATATACTTGTATCCCTTGGTAGTCCAGCCGCGCTTGATCCAACTGCTCGGCCGCCCGCCGCTTGAGCTCGGACAAGAGCTGAGGAGCCAAGCGGGCGGGTACCTCTTCCACTCCAATCTCCAAAAGCAAGTCTGGTTGCATCTTCTGCCTCCTCGAAGCTATGCCGTCTGGGACGAACGTAACAAAGGATAGCCCAGTTCTTCCCGCTGTTTCAAATAGCCCTGGGCGCAGAGATAAGCTAGATGCCTTACCCGGGCCAAATACGCCGCTCTTTCGGTTACGCTCAAGGCACCGCGGGCGTCCAAGAGGTTGAAAACGTGGGAACACTTGAGCACATAATCATAAGCTGGTTGGACTAGGCCCAGCTCGATGACCCGCTTGGCCTCAGCCTCAAACAGGTTGAAGAGCTGGTAAAGCATGTCCTTGTTGGCAGCCTCAAAATTGTACTTGGAGTAATCCACCTCGGCCTGGTGGTGGACATCCCCATAGGTAATGCCTGGAGACCAGGTAATATCAAAAACGCTGTCCACCCCCTGGATAAACATGGCCAGCCGCTCCAATCCGTAGGTTATCTCCGCCGCCACCGGTCGGCAGTCTATACCCCCGCACTGTTGAAAATAAGTAAACTGAGTGATCTCCATCCCATCCAGCCAGACTTCCCATCCCAACCCCCAGGCGCCTAAACTAGGGCTTTCCCAGTTATCTTCCACAAAGCGTATATCATGCTGGTGTCGGTGGATGCCGATCTGTTCCAGGCTCTTAAGGTAGAGGTCTTGAACGTTATCGGGAGAGGGTTTGAGAATAACCTGGAATTGATAATAGTGCTGCAGGCGGTTGGGGTTTTCGCCGTACCGGCCGTCGGTGGGGCGGCGAGAGGGTTCCACGTAAGCCACCCTCCAAGGCTCCGGCCCCAGGACCCGAAGGAAGGTAGCCGGATGCATGGTTCCCGCGCCCTTCTCTAAATCATAAGGCTGCTGAATGATGCAGCCGGCATCGCTCCAAAATTGCTGTAAAGCAAAGATCAACTCCTGGAAGGTCAATGGCAGCTTCACCCTCTGCAAGTAAAATCCTGGCACAAGGCCAGGTGAATACCATGCATAAATTTAGCAAATGCCTACCAAAAATTCAACGTTATTCAAACCGTCGCTCTTCAGTCTCACCACCGGGTCGCTCAATTTCTAAGGTATAGCGGTTAATCAAAGCTGATACCGCGCCGATGCCGGTGAGAACCGCCACCAAGGGGCTGGCTAAGATGGCTATGACCCCCACTGCCCCCACGCTGGCCGGAATTTCCACTATAGTCTGGTTGTCCTTCTTTAACCGGATCTTGGTGACCCTTCCCTTTTCAATTACATCCCGCAACCAGTTCAAGGCGCCTTGCACCTTCTCTTGACCTATCCGGTCCAAAGCAGGCCGGCGCCTTCGGTTTTCCAGGCGAATTAGGGC
The sequence above is drawn from the Clostridia bacterium genome and encodes:
- the glyQ gene encoding glycine--tRNA ligase subunit alpha, which encodes MTFQELIFALQQFWSDAGCIIQQPYDLEKGAGTMHPATFLRVLGPEPWRVAYVEPSRRPTDGRYGENPNRLQHYYQFQVILKPSPDNVQDLYLKSLEQIGIHRHQHDIRFVEDNWESPSLGAWGLGWEVWLDGMEITQFTYFQQCGGIDCRPVAAEITYGLERLAMFIQGVDSVFDITWSPGITYGDVHHQAEVDYSKYNFEAANKDMLYQLFNLFEAEAKRVIELGLVQPAYDYVLKCSHVFNLLDARGALSVTERAAYLARVRHLAYLCAQGYLKQREELGYPLLRSSQTA
- a CDS encoding DUF4342 domain-containing protein, which produces MDEELEKIDLLRERFAVSYEEAKKVLDEVKGDVVEALIRLENRRRRPALDRIGQEKVQGALNWLRDVIEKGRVTKIRLKKDNQTIVEIPASVGAVGVIAILASPLVAVLTGIGAVSALINRYTLEIERPGGETEERRFE
- a CDS encoding glycine--tRNA ligase subunit beta; protein product: MQPDLLLEIGVEEVPARLAPQLLSELKRRAAEQLDQARLDYQGIQVYGAPRRLALLVTGLAQEQREAVEEVKGPPKKAAFGPDGEPTKAALGFARSQGVEVKDLVVKELPGGSYVFARKVFAGQRTMSILPQLLGELILSLNVAHPMRWGDHDLKFIRPIRWLVALYGEDVIPVTLNGLCASNQSYGHRVLHPGPVTITLPRLYVEEMRKAGVVVDPDERRQLIWDQVEELARDHGGRVEPDQDLLEEVNFLAEHPSAFVGSFDEEFLSLPPEVLTTPMRDHQRYFPIWRQDGAGLLPLFVAVRDGGRDFMEVVRQGNEKVLRARLADARFFYQEDLASPLGSRVEDLKGVVFQEGLGNMYQKTLRLGQLVLYLGRILEASAKDVAVAERAAYLAKADLLTQMVYEFPELQGIMGDYYARAAGESPAVGTAIREHLLPRSAEDALPATWPGAILSLVDKIDSLVGFLALGLSPSGSQDPYALRRQGLGVCRILVARDLHLSLSDLIQEAYDLYAGVAFKLDRQQAVGEVMGFLQQRLEGMMEGQGIRYDLVNAVMAAGCDDVAAAWDRAQALASFRGDPRFGALLTAYTRAANLATHARHDHVRPELLVEPVEQRLWEQFQAIRSQADSKLRQRDYLGFFIAMSGLKEAIDAFFDGVLVMAEDESIRANRLALLRRIAGYIGQVADLSQVVVA